A region from the Lytechinus variegatus isolate NC3 chromosome 6, Lvar_3.0, whole genome shotgun sequence genome encodes:
- the LOC121417184 gene encoding zinc finger protein 37-like, translating to MESPEKLKKRMDPLESAKGNDVIIKNEPPEFEPATVAFDDQTREAENQGGPSGSGSSNLSQHIAFSSACFLDRPPVLREDSDVSGLHRSTIDGGSPLTGYQVPGVPQGALLGTTLPVGHSVGFRDPEYHSPSNGFMCQERTEEPQNTTQSYLSNLLRHGISSSSFVQDNALSSEISKQNVAILRKGSEMFQEHSRKIDLKESIPVSSDSRDERTEDVVPMDLTVASHGVLQGALLGPSSTYFLSDKIKGEPEEHSKASSALDCQDSHLQVFSKNIYCSSSTLQSYAFSAQNCQIINCSSKISQNNTVSVGGSLPTSEIKEYQNSEAECMTSANNGENTMSNELPGVPQGALLCTTFSSNELRANHAMTSLEKTLELVRKRKNGLSNSEATSSKNMKRKRKPIKPTKSIEYCKETERLIKENLSSRALTASGETDQIMLMEDGSSTLDDEQFSTFFTQHQHSLLNFKQYECLKCGQDFASRKAMNVHIRTYCKETPFWCTECNQSFTDNHSYMMHMQIHRPYECDDCGGKCADSTTLHKHKLFHLDSKNFQCSLCPKVFKQRAGLACHRINAHPEMASDIKPFWCAECNKGFTQNHSYKAHMRIHSGERPYLCKECGAAFADNKTLQNHKALHSDERTFKCTLCPKMFRQRAGLACHMKTHTDEKPFVCELCGQRVKTKSTLKNHLRIHSEEKPYKCPLCPQAFKQRAGLACHSKVHEKGNPV from the coding sequence ATGGAATCTCCTGAAAAGCTGAAAAAAAGGATGGATCCTCTGGAAAGTGCAAAaggaaatgatgtcataattaaGAATGAACCTCCTGAATTTGAACCAGCTACTGTCGCCTTCGATGACCAAACCAGGGAAGCAGAAAATCAAGGGGGACCTTCGGGAAGTGGCAGTTCGAATTTGTCACAGCATATTGCATTTTCTTCTGCGTGTTTCTTGGATAGACCCCCAGTGTTAAGAGAAGATTCTGATGTCTCTGGTCTGCACCGCAGTACAATTGATGGAGGATCACCACTTACAGGGTATCAAGTGCCTGGTGTCCCTCAAGGCGCACTCCTTGGTACTACATTACCTGTTGGTCATTCTGTTGGATTTAGGGATCCAGAATACCATTCACCTTCCAATGGGTTCATGTGCCAAGAGCGGACAGAGGAGCCACAAAATACAACCCAGAGTTATCTTTCAAATCTTTTAAGACATGGCATTAGTTCTTCAAGCTTCGTACAAGATAATGCCTTGTCATCAGAAAtttcaaagcagaatgtagcCATATTAAGGAAAGGCAGTGAAATGTTTCAGGAACATAGCAGGAAGATTGATTTGAAAGAAAGTATACCAGTAAGTAGTGATAGTCGTGATGAGAGGACGGAAGACGTGGTGCCTATGGACTTAACTGTGGCATCACATGGGGTTCTTCAAGGTGCACTATTAGGTCCTTCATCAACTTATTTTTTATCAGATAAGATTAAAGGTGAGCCTGAAGAACATAGTAAAGCTTCCTCAGCATTGGATTGTCAGGATAGTCATCTCCAggttttttccaaaaatatttattgttcTTCGAGCACATTACAAAGTTACGCATTTTCTGCCCAAAACTGCCAAAtaataaattgttcttcaaaaatatcacaaaataatACAGTTTCTGTAGGAGGTTCCCTGCCAACCagtgaaataaaagaatatcaAAACTCAGAGGCAGAATGTATGACTAGTGCTAATAATGGTGAGAATACTATGAGCAATGAATTACCTGGTGTCCCTCAAGGTGCTTTACTATGTACTACCTTTTCTTCAAATGAATTAAGAGCAAATCATGCTATGACTTCATTAGAAAAGACTTTGGAACTTGTaaggaagagaaagaatggGCTGAGTAACTCGGAAGCTACAAGCAGTAAGAATatgaagaggaaaagaaaaccAATAAAACCTACAAAGTCTATAGAATACTGTAAAGAAACAGAAAGATTGATAAAGGAAAATCTTTCGTCAAGAGCATTGACAGCTTCGGGTGAAACTGATCAGATTATGTTGATGGAAGATGGTTCCTCTACTCTTGACGATGAACAGTTCTCAACTTTCTTCACTCAACACCAGCATTCTCTACTGAATTTCAAGCAATACGAATGTCTCAAGTGTGGCCAAGACTTTGCCTCAAGGAAAGCAATGAACGTCCACATCCGAACCTACTGCAAAGAAACGCCATTCTGGTGCACAGAGTGCAATCAAAGCTTCACAGACAACCACTCGTATATGATGCACATGCAGATTCATAGGCCCTACGAATGCGACGACTGCGGTGGAAAATGTGCCGATAGTACTACATTGCATAAACATAAGTTATTCCACTTGGACTCAAAGAACTTCCAATGTTCCTTGTGTCCGAAGGTATTCAAGCAGCGGGCTGGGTTGGCTTGCCATAGGATCAATGCTCATCCGGAAATGGCATCTGACATCAAGCCATTCTGGTGTGCAGAATGCAACAAGGGCTTCACCCAGAATCACTCGTACAAGGCTCACATGCGGATCCACTCCGGAGAGCGTCCATACCTATGCAAGGAATGCGGTGCAGCCTTTGCAGATAACAAAACCCTGCAGAACCACAAGGCCTTGCACTCCGACGAGAGGACCTTCAAATGTACGCTTTGCCCGAAGATGTTCAGGCAGAGAGCTGGATTGGCTTGTCACATGAAGACCCACACTGACGAGAAGCCATTTGTGTGCGAGCTCTGCGGGCAACGCGTCAAGACTAAGTCCACCTTGAAGAACCACCTAAGGATACATTCTGAAGAGAAACCTTACAAATGTCCTCTCTGCCCTCAAGCCTTTAAGCAGAGGGCGGGTCTTGCGTGCCACAGTAAGGTTCATGAAAAGGGTAACCCTGTTtga
- the LOC121417183 gene encoding proton-coupled folate transporter-like, with protein sequence MKADDSRMHGSGSSGKAPDEADIKYTDPVHSPIQTQDDKFEFQLKRAASRYVTVEIPVALTCLTYQLISTMKAEYLHDRISVKYNQSLVKNNSASSTCGTNSTSNQSHIDDVIQAETATWLLYLGLAYAVPGVIMAIFVGSLSDRFGRKPAFCLNITGYCLLCGIYLGIVYFQAPMEYLLIGDFILGATGGQALLLSTGVAYIADVTSVKSRTTRVVTLETIFFVGMGVGQISLGVALQYSPDQSFQKYIAPICLALGCSVTSLAYVALPNILIETVDRKKASNGVGVKELISGVIDILRINTNDRRLKVIMYTIVMISIIITARVQTQLVVVYALGVPFCLSPLMVSVMNIVGLAIQSIGMIFCAALVSRFLSENWILQLSFINATVLFLIVALAQKGYQLFIGSGVGLFNAICFPVIRSQLSKLAREDEKGLMLAFVGCMDSIGTLLTPVIANNIYSATVSFYPPLVFFFTSAFQIIPATCVGVLQCRQTQESKYHVVNHVDEEQDKAS encoded by the exons ATGAAAGCAGACGATTCTAGAATGCATGGCAGTGGATCCTCAGGCAAGGCCCCTGACGAGGCAGACATCAAATATACCGATCCTGTACACAGCCCAATCCAAACTCAAGAtgacaaatttgaatttcaactcAAGAGGGCGGCATCACGTTACGTCACAGTTGAAATCCCCGTTGCCCTCACATGCCTGACATATCAGTTGATATCAACGATGAAG GCTGAATATCTCCACGATAGAATCTCAGTGAAATACAATCAGTCGCTAGTCAAAAACAACTCCGCCTCATCAACGTGTGGAACGAACTCGACCTCAAACCAAAGTCAcattgatgacgtcattcaagcAGAAACAGCAACATGGCTCCTCTATCTGGGCCTTGCATATGCCGTACCCG GTGTCATCATGGCTATTTTTGTCGGATCTCTGAGCGATCGGTTCGGTCGCAAACCGGCTTTCTGTCTGAACATCACCGGTTACTGCTTGTTATGCGGGATTTACTTGGGTATCGTCTACTTTCAAGCTCCGATGGAGTACTTGCTCATAGGAGACTTTATTTTGGGCGCAACCGGGGGACAGGCCCTACTTCTGTCGACGGGTGTGGCTTATATAGCGGATGTGACGTCAGTAAAGTCCAGAACTACTCGAGTCGTCACATTGGAGACgatattttttgttg GCATGGGTGTCGGTCAGATATCCCTCGGGGTCGCTTTGCAATACAGTCCGGATCAGTCTTTTCAGAAGTACATAGCGCCAATCTGCCTCGCTCTCGGATGCTCAGTGACGTCACTGGCCTATGTCGCTCTGCCCAATATACTGATCGAGACAGTAGATAGGAAGAAAGCAAGTAACGGTGTTGGAGTGAAGGAGTTGATTTCCGGTGTTATTGATATACTGAGG ATTAACACCAACGATCGTCGGCTGAAAGTAATCATGTATACCATCGTAATGATAAGCATTATAATCACTGCAAGAGTGCAGACACAATTAGTAGTGGTCTATGCTCTTGGTGTGCCGTTCTGCCTCAGCCCTTTGATGGTATCCGTCATGAACATCGTAGGACTAGCTATCCAAAGTATAG GTATGATATTTTGCGCTGCCCTAGTAAGTCGTTTTCTGAGTGAAAACTGGATCCTTCAGCTTAGTTTTATAAATGCCACCGTCCTGTTTCTCATCGTTGCTCTTGCCCAGAAAGGTTATCAACTATTCATTG GTTCTGGTGTTGGTCTCTTTAATGCGATTTGTTTCCCGGTGATACGATCTCAACTTTCCAAGCTTGCGAGAGAGGATGAAAAAG GTCTAATGTTAGCGTTTGTCGGCTGTATGGACAGCATAGGAACATTATTGACCCCCGTCATAGCGAACAACATCTACTCCGCAACCGTCTCGTTCTATCCTCCCTTGGTGTTTTTCTTCACGTCTGCGTTCCAGATTATCCCTGCAACCTGCGttgg CGTTCTTCAATGTAGGCAGACGCAAGAATCCAAGTATCACGTGGTTAATCACGTGGACGAAGAACAAGACAAAGCTTCGTGA